The Hydrogenophaga crocea genome contains a region encoding:
- a CDS encoding D-hexose-6-phosphate mutarotase, which produces MPHAPAPLPSSTRVAAGRGRLTELHIHNRHARAVVALQGAQLLSFQPHGEPDWLYLSPNAVFAPGRPVRGGVPVCWPWFGPDPQGLGRPAHGFARQSPWVLRHALDEGDGCTLLELELTDDAATRALWPHRFRLRLEIRVGDTLALALTTRNLGDTHLTLTQALHSYFALDRIEGARVHGLDGLGFIDQVPGANPQGAPAPGPLTFAGRLDRIYPNAPTRLQLEGAAGGGRLTLDSEGSRSAVVWNPGAELAAGMADLGPGEHSRFVCVETANAGDDVVTLAPGAEHRLALAIARTTEPSHRSPP; this is translated from the coding sequence ATGCCCCACGCGCCCGCCCCGCTGCCCTCGTCGACCCGGGTGGCGGCCGGCCGCGGCAGGCTCACCGAGCTGCACATCCACAACCGCCACGCGCGGGCCGTGGTCGCGCTGCAGGGCGCGCAGCTGCTGTCGTTCCAGCCGCACGGCGAACCCGACTGGCTGTACCTGAGCCCCAACGCGGTGTTCGCGCCCGGCCGGCCCGTGCGCGGCGGCGTGCCGGTGTGCTGGCCCTGGTTCGGCCCCGACCCGCAGGGCCTGGGCCGGCCGGCGCACGGCTTTGCGCGCCAGTCGCCCTGGGTGCTGCGCCACGCGCTCGACGAGGGCGACGGCTGCACCCTGCTCGAACTCGAGCTCACCGACGACGCGGCCACGCGCGCGCTCTGGCCGCACCGATTCCGCCTGCGGCTCGAAATCCGCGTCGGCGACACGCTCGCGCTGGCGCTCACCACACGCAACCTCGGCGACACCCACCTCACGCTCACCCAGGCGCTGCACAGCTACTTCGCGCTCGATCGCATCGAGGGTGCGCGCGTGCACGGCCTCGACGGCCTGGGCTTCATCGACCAGGTGCCGGGCGCGAACCCGCAGGGCGCGCCCGCGCCCGGCCCGCTGACCTTCGCGGGCCGGCTCGACCGCATCTACCCGAACGCGCCCACGCGGCTGCAGCTCGAAGGCGCCGCGGGCGGCGGCCGGCTCACGCTCGACAGCGAGGGCAGCCGCAGCGCCGTGGTGTGGAACCCGGGCGCCGAGCTCGCCGCCGGCATGGCCGACCTCGGGCCGGGCGAACACAGCCGTTTCGTGTGCGTGGAAACCGCCAACGCGGGCGACGACGTGGTCACGCTCGCACCCGGCGCCGAACACCGGCTCGCGCTCGCCATCGCGCGCACCACCGAACCCAGCCACCGGAGTCCCCCATGA
- a CDS encoding ABC transporter ATP-binding protein/permease, translating into MSVREKLQAFSAFAGKAWRLSRPYFHSDEKWKARGLLAAIVALNLGAVYMLVLLNDWNRVFYDALQNKDAAVFWRELGRFTYLAFAFIIIAVYRFYLTQLLEMRWRSWMTRHYLDRWLQDHRFYRMELARYARGTDAPPDNPDQRIAEDMNLFTSYTVSLSMGLLNAVVTLMSFIGILWSLSGSFGFSFQGRAWDIPGFMVWMAVLYCVVGSVITHYLGRAQIPLNFKQQRYEADFRHHLVRVREYSESIALDRGEAVERRQLGLRFGEVLANYLRLLNAQKRLTWFTSGFGQAAVVFPFIVAAPRFFSGAIQLGELMQIASAFGRVQDSLSWFVDNYSTLATWRATTDRITSFEDSFAALQADDDATANIRHGADAIAIDAMDLALPGGVALLGVQGMRIAAGDTLLLKGPSGSGKSTLLRGLAGIWPWARRRLRLPDDFEARAMFLPQRPYFPNGPLRDALAYPEPAERYSDEQLRGALEQALLPALADRLDEHDAWGQKLSGGEQQRLAIARALLKRPRWLFVDEATSALDEAAEATLYERLRALVAAQNGALVSIAHRPGVAAWHAQQWQWVPGDPSGPRYRVVVP; encoded by the coding sequence ATGAGCGTTCGCGAGAAACTGCAGGCCTTCAGCGCCTTCGCGGGCAAGGCCTGGCGCCTGTCCCGGCCCTATTTCCATTCCGACGAGAAGTGGAAAGCGCGCGGCCTGCTCGCGGCCATCGTCGCGCTCAATCTCGGCGCGGTGTACATGCTGGTGCTGCTCAACGACTGGAACCGCGTGTTCTACGACGCCCTGCAGAACAAGGACGCCGCGGTGTTCTGGCGCGAGCTCGGCCGCTTCACCTACCTGGCCTTCGCCTTCATCATCATCGCCGTCTACCGCTTCTACCTCACGCAGCTGCTCGAGATGCGCTGGCGCTCGTGGATGACGCGCCACTACCTCGACCGCTGGCTGCAGGACCACCGCTTCTACCGCATGGAGCTCGCGCGCTACGCGCGCGGCACCGACGCGCCGCCCGACAACCCGGACCAGCGCATCGCCGAAGACATGAACCTGTTCACCAGCTACACGGTGAGCCTGTCCATGGGCCTGCTCAACGCCGTGGTCACGCTGATGAGCTTCATCGGCATCCTGTGGTCGCTCTCGGGCAGCTTCGGTTTCAGCTTCCAGGGCCGCGCCTGGGACATCCCGGGCTTCATGGTCTGGATGGCGGTGCTCTACTGCGTCGTGGGCAGCGTCATCACCCACTACCTGGGCCGGGCGCAGATCCCGCTCAACTTCAAGCAGCAGCGCTACGAGGCCGACTTCCGCCACCACCTGGTGCGGGTGCGCGAATACAGTGAATCCATCGCGCTCGACCGGGGCGAGGCCGTCGAGCGCCGCCAGCTCGGCCTGCGCTTCGGCGAGGTGCTGGCCAACTACCTCCGGCTGCTCAACGCGCAAAAGCGCCTCACCTGGTTCACCTCGGGCTTCGGCCAGGCCGCGGTGGTGTTCCCCTTCATCGTCGCCGCGCCGCGCTTCTTCAGCGGCGCCATCCAGCTCGGCGAACTCATGCAGATCGCCTCGGCCTTCGGCCGCGTGCAGGACTCGCTCTCGTGGTTCGTGGACAACTACAGCACCCTGGCCACCTGGCGCGCCACCACCGACCGCATCACCAGCTTCGAAGACAGCTTCGCCGCGCTGCAGGCCGATGACGACGCCACGGCGAACATCCGCCACGGCGCCGACGCGATCGCCATCGACGCCATGGACCTGGCGCTGCCCGGGGGCGTGGCGCTGCTCGGGGTGCAGGGCATGCGCATCGCCGCGGGCGACACGCTGCTGCTCAAGGGCCCCTCGGGCAGCGGCAAGTCCACGCTGCTGCGCGGCCTTGCGGGCATCTGGCCCTGGGCGCGGCGCCGCTTGCGCCTGCCCGACGACTTCGAGGCCCGCGCCATGTTCCTGCCGCAGCGGCCCTACTTCCCCAACGGCCCGCTGCGCGACGCCCTGGCCTACCCCGAGCCGGCCGAACGCTACAGCGACGAACAGCTGCGCGGCGCGCTCGAGCAGGCCCTGCTGCCCGCGCTGGCCGACCGCCTCGACGAGCACGACGCCTGGGGCCAGAAGCTCTCGGGCGGCGAGCAACAGCGCCTGGCGATCGCGCGCGCGCTGCTCAAGCGGCCGCGCTGGCTGTTCGTGGACGAGGCCACCAGCGCACTCGACGAAGCCGCCGAGGCCACGCTCTACGAGCGCCTGCGCGCGCTGGTGGCAGCACAGAACGGCGCGCTGGTGTCCATCGCGCACCGGCCCGGGGTGGCGGCCTGGCACGCGCAGCAATGGCAGTGGGTGCCCGGTGACCCGAGCGGGCCGAGATACCGGGTCGTGGTGCCCTGA